ACAGTTGACAGTTGGTAATTAGTAATTAGTAATTAGTAATTGGTAATTGGTAATTAACATAATATTATGTACAACAAAAAAATCTCCGTCGTAATCGCAGGTATCGTGTGTATGATTTCTTTCAGTACCATCGCACAGAATACAAGGATGCGCACCTATTGTAATCCGGTTAATATAGATTACACCTATATGATCTACAATTCCGACAAGGATATCTCCTATCGCTCGGGGGCCGATCCGGCAGTGGTGGAATTCAGGGGAGAGTACTATATGTTCGTCACCCGTTCCATGGGTTACTGGCACTCTACCGACCTGCAAAGCTGGAATTTCATCGAGCCTGAGAAATGGTATCCTCAGGGAAGCAACGCACCCGCCGCCCACAATTATAAAGATTCGGTCTTGTACGTGATGGGAGACCCTTCCGGAGCAATGAGCGTGCTGTATACCGATAATCCGAAGCGAGGAGACTGGAAAGCCGTTCCGGCCATCCTGCATAATCTTCAGGACCCGGCACTTTTTATAGATGACGACGGCTCAGCCTTTGTTTATTGGGGATCGTCCAACCTTCACCCTATCCGCGGACAGAGATTGAACAAGGATCACCGCTTTATCCGTTATGGAGAAGTAGACTCCCTTTTCAATAAGGATATGGACAAACATGGATGGGAAAGATTTGGCGAGAACAACAGCGACACCATTCCGGGGTATATTGAAGGACCCTGGATGACAAAGCACAATAACAAATATTATCTGCAATACGGAGCCCCGGGAACCGAATTCAATGTGTATGCCGATGGCGTATATATCGGCAACCATCCGCTGGGGCCTTTTGAATATGCTCCCAACAATCCGGTTAGTTTTAAACCGGGAGGATTTATGAATGGAGCGGGACATGGAAGTACCGTAAAAGGTCCGCAAGACCTTTACTGGCACTTTGCCTCGATGGCGCTCTCCTACAATGTCAACTGGGAACGGCGGCTTTGCATGTTCCCGCTCCATTTTGATAATGACGGACTGATGTGGAGCGATACCTATTTCGGCGACTATCCGCGTTATGCCCCGTCCGAACCCGGGAAAGCGGGAGAATTTACCGGCTGGATGCTGTTATCCTATAAAAAACCGGTCACGGTTTCTTCCTCCGTAGGAGATCATACCGCCGAAAAATTGACTGACGAACAAGTAAAAACCTATTGGCTTGCCGGGGACAACGGTGACAGCCAGTGGGCTACCATAGACCTGCAAAAAGCGGGTATGGTGCATGCCGTGCAGATCAACTACTTCGATCACGAATCCGACATGTACGGAAGAATCCCCGGATTAAGGCACAGGTATGTGGTGGAGGGTTCATTGGATGGCCAGGATTGGAGAGTATTGATAGATAAAAGTAACAGTTTCAGGGACAACCCCAACGACTACGTAGAATTGCCGGAAGCGGAAAGGATCCGCTACCTGCGGTACAGGAACATCGAAGTACCCACTCCTCACCTGGCTATCTCCGATATCCGCGTATTCGGGATTGGTGAGGGGAAGAAACCTGGTCCTGTCACAGGATTCCATGTACAAAGAGAGGACGACCGCCGCGACGCAATGATAACCTGGAATGCACAAAAAGATGTGCAGGGCTACAATGTCCGTTGGGGGATCGCTCCGGATAAGCTGTATAGCTCCTGGCTCATTTATGACGACAATCAGTTACTGTTAAAGGCATTGACCACCGATCAGGAATATTATTTCACCATTGAAGCGTTCAATGAGAACGGTATCTCGACTCCTTTAAAGCCAATCCACGTAAAATAAAATAACCGGAAACGATTAAACAATGGTTATCAATTCAATAATGTGTAACGATCAATCAGGCGTATAATACAACGGCGCTTCGGGTCCCAATGGAATTCCGAAGAGTATCCACACGATCATCATCAGCGTCCAGACAATAAAGAATGCAATG
This window of the Proteiniphilum saccharofermentans genome carries:
- a CDS encoding family 43 glycosylhydrolase — protein: MISFSTIAQNTRMRTYCNPVNIDYTYMIYNSDKDISYRSGADPAVVEFRGEYYMFVTRSMGYWHSTDLQSWNFIEPEKWYPQGSNAPAAHNYKDSVLYVMGDPSGAMSVLYTDNPKRGDWKAVPAILHNLQDPALFIDDDGSAFVYWGSSNLHPIRGQRLNKDHRFIRYGEVDSLFNKDMDKHGWERFGENNSDTIPGYIEGPWMTKHNNKYYLQYGAPGTEFNVYADGVYIGNHPLGPFEYAPNNPVSFKPGGFMNGAGHGSTVKGPQDLYWHFASMALSYNVNWERRLCMFPLHFDNDGLMWSDTYFGDYPRYAPSEPGKAGEFTGWMLLSYKKPVTVSSSVGDHTAEKLTDEQVKTYWLAGDNGDSQWATIDLQKAGMVHAVQINYFDHESDMYGRIPGLRHRYVVEGSLDGQDWRVLIDKSNSFRDNPNDYVELPEAERIRYLRYRNIEVPTPHLAISDIRVFGIGEGKKPGPVTGFHVQREDDRRDAMITWNAQKDVQGYNVRWGIAPDKLYSSWLIYDDNQLLLKALTTDQEYYFTIEAFNENGISTPLKPIHVK